One genomic region from Parafrankia irregularis encodes:
- a CDS encoding PucR family transcriptional regulator: MALPTLREVLRMPVVRGARPLVVAGEVGLDRDVRWVHSSELPDIATLLRGGELVLTTGSLWSSDEAAQVAFVASLADVEAAGLVVELHRRWSAGLPAGVVRACAAHGLPLVALGREVRFAAIAQAVGERIVDGQLTELRAVERIHTTFTRLSLAEAEVPEILQAAHRIAGLPVVLESDEHHVVAFAADPTGDDAELLADWAEISRLVSAPGPADAAEPADGAEHIGPAEHIGPAERTGPAERTGLSTTVEPTTSALTSAAELTATAGSTRWDASVGWLVAPVGAGKRRWGRLVIVTAQPPGDRLVVLAERAAAAVALRRLNDRDRDGLVRRSHHEIMLALAVRPTADALRRCELAGLPLRRRRFVAVALRPSSGSDIGDVVAAVVHATRTRRLPALVSQIGPDVHALLSLPAVDVPGGANVPGSVNAPGGAVDAAVDGLAADVRRRHAVVVAASRPVNEPARLGATLAEARQVLESVGDASGADPARVVHRLDDVHVRGLIALLGTDPRLAAFVDRELAGLRAHDARWSTDLVGAVRALLAHPTSKASAAGSIHLSRPAFYARLEKAEQVIGASLDDPEIRTSLHLALLAHDVAAARPNTTVRPPRPG; encoded by the coding sequence GTGGCGCTGCCGACGTTGCGTGAGGTGCTGCGGATGCCGGTCGTTCGCGGTGCGCGGCCCCTGGTCGTCGCCGGTGAGGTCGGTCTCGACCGGGACGTCCGGTGGGTCCACTCGTCCGAGCTGCCGGACATCGCGACCCTGCTGCGCGGCGGCGAGCTCGTGCTGACGACGGGAAGCCTGTGGTCGTCCGACGAGGCTGCGCAGGTGGCCTTCGTCGCGAGCCTCGCCGACGTCGAGGCGGCCGGCCTCGTCGTCGAGCTGCACCGCCGCTGGTCGGCCGGTCTGCCCGCGGGTGTCGTGCGTGCCTGCGCCGCCCATGGCCTGCCCTTGGTGGCCCTGGGCCGGGAGGTCCGGTTCGCGGCGATCGCGCAGGCAGTCGGTGAGCGCATCGTCGACGGTCAGCTGACCGAGCTGCGGGCGGTCGAACGCATCCACACGACCTTCACCCGACTGAGCCTCGCCGAGGCCGAGGTCCCGGAGATCCTGCAGGCGGCGCACCGGATCGCCGGCCTGCCCGTCGTGCTGGAGTCGGACGAGCACCATGTCGTCGCCTTCGCGGCCGACCCGACCGGTGACGACGCGGAGCTGCTCGCCGACTGGGCCGAGATCTCCCGCCTGGTGAGCGCCCCTGGGCCCGCGGACGCGGCCGAACCCGCCGACGGGGCTGAGCACATAGGCCCGGCTGAGCACATAGGCCCGGCTGAGCGCACAGGCCCGGCTGAGCGCACAGGCCTGTCCACGACTGTCGAGCCCACGACGAGCGCGCTCACGTCGGCTGCCGAGCTCACCGCGACCGCGGGATCGACGCGCTGGGACGCCTCGGTCGGCTGGCTGGTCGCCCCGGTCGGCGCCGGGAAGCGGCGCTGGGGCCGCCTCGTCATCGTCACCGCGCAGCCGCCCGGAGACCGCCTCGTCGTCCTCGCCGAGCGGGCGGCCGCGGCCGTCGCACTGCGGCGGCTCAACGATCGGGACCGCGACGGCCTCGTCCGCCGCAGCCACCACGAGATCATGCTGGCGCTGGCGGTCCGGCCGACCGCGGACGCCCTGCGCCGCTGTGAGCTGGCCGGGCTGCCGCTGCGGCGGCGCCGCTTCGTCGCGGTCGCGCTGCGTCCTTCTTCCGGATCGGACATCGGCGACGTCGTCGCGGCCGTCGTGCACGCCACCCGTACCCGGCGGCTGCCCGCCCTCGTCAGCCAGATCGGGCCGGACGTCCACGCGCTGCTGTCCCTGCCGGCCGTGGACGTCCCGGGAGGCGCGAACGTCCCGGGAAGCGTGAATGCCCCGGGAGGTGCCGTCGACGCCGCGGTCGACGGTCTCGCGGCCGACGTCCGCCGGCGCCATGCGGTGGTCGTCGCGGCGTCAAGACCGGTCAACGAGCCGGCGCGACTCGGCGCGACGCTCGCCGAGGCCCGGCAGGTGCTGGAGTCGGTCGGCGACGCGTCCGGCGCCGACCCGGCACGGGTGGTGCACCGGCTCGACGACGTCCACGTCCGGGGGCTGATCGCGTTGCTCGGCACCGACCCGCGGCTGGCCGCGTTCGTCGACCGTGAGCTGGCTGGTCTGCGTGCCCATGACGCCCGGTGGTCCACCGACCTCGTCGGCGCCGTGCGGGCGCTGCTGGCCCATCCCACCAGCAAGGCGAGTGCCGCCGGGTCGATCCACCTGTCCCGACCGGCGTTCTACGCACGGCTGGAGAAAGCCGAGCAGGTGATCGGCGCCAGCCTGGACGACCCGGAGATCCGCACGTCGCTGCACCTGGCTCTGCTGGCGCACGACGTGGCGGCGGCCCGCCCGAACACGACAGTTCGTCCGCCGCGACCTGGATAG
- a CDS encoding CoA-acylating methylmalonate-semialdehyde dehydrogenase codes for MTTTTSTDTIAHWVDGALYAPAGSATAPVTNPATGATTGAVLLADAPAAARVIAAAAAAAPGWAATSLARRTQIVFRFRELLNARKTELARIITSEHGKVHSDALGEVSRGQEVVEFACGISHLLRGGFSPSASTGVDVHSRREPLGVVGIISPFNFPAMVPMWFFPIAIAAGNAVVLKPSEKAPSAALWLAQLWQEAGLPDGVFNVLHGDKAAVDALLDSPDVAAVSFVGSTPVAEYVYTRASAHGKRVQALGGAKNHMVVLPDADLDLAADAAVSAGYGSAGERCMAISVLVAVDPIGDELVARIAERTRGLVTGDGAAGGTGGTGGHAGTDRESDMGPLVTRAHRDRVADLVAQGEAAGAKLVVDGRGVEPRGDAAGFWLGPTLFDQVTPDMPIYTEEIFGPVLSVVRVPSYAAALELVNGNPYGNGTAIFTADGGAARRFENEVRVGMIGVNVPIPVPVAYYSFGGWKRSLFGDTHAHGTEGVHFFTRAKVVTTRWPDPASRSGGGLQLGFPQNA; via the coding sequence ATGACCACGACGACCAGCACCGACACCATCGCGCACTGGGTGGACGGAGCGTTGTACGCGCCGGCCGGGAGCGCGACGGCCCCCGTGACCAACCCCGCGACCGGCGCGACGACCGGCGCGGTGCTGCTCGCCGACGCACCGGCCGCCGCGCGCGTCATCGCGGCCGCCGCCGCGGCGGCACCCGGCTGGGCCGCCACCTCGCTCGCCCGGCGCACGCAGATCGTCTTCCGCTTCCGCGAGCTGCTGAACGCCCGCAAGACCGAGCTGGCCCGCATCATCACCAGCGAGCACGGCAAGGTCCACTCGGACGCGCTCGGCGAGGTCAGCCGCGGCCAGGAGGTCGTCGAGTTCGCCTGCGGCATCTCCCACCTCCTTCGCGGCGGGTTCTCGCCGAGCGCGTCGACCGGGGTCGACGTCCACTCGCGTCGGGAGCCGCTGGGGGTGGTCGGGATCATCAGCCCGTTCAACTTCCCGGCGATGGTCCCGATGTGGTTCTTCCCGATCGCGATCGCGGCGGGCAACGCGGTCGTGCTCAAACCGAGCGAGAAGGCGCCCTCGGCGGCGCTCTGGCTCGCTCAGCTGTGGCAGGAGGCCGGCCTTCCCGACGGGGTGTTCAACGTCCTGCACGGAGACAAGGCCGCGGTCGACGCGTTGCTGGACAGCCCGGACGTCGCGGCGGTCAGCTTCGTCGGCTCCACCCCGGTGGCCGAGTACGTCTACACGCGCGCCAGCGCCCACGGCAAGCGCGTCCAGGCCCTCGGCGGTGCCAAGAACCACATGGTCGTCCTGCCCGACGCCGACCTCGACCTGGCCGCCGACGCCGCCGTCAGCGCCGGCTACGGCAGCGCCGGCGAACGCTGCATGGCGATCAGCGTGCTGGTCGCCGTCGACCCGATCGGTGACGAGCTGGTGGCGAGGATCGCCGAGCGCACCCGCGGGCTCGTCACCGGGGACGGCGCGGCCGGCGGCACCGGCGGCACCGGCGGCCATGCCGGCACCGACCGCGAAAGCGACATGGGTCCACTCGTCACCCGTGCCCACCGGGACCGGGTCGCGGACCTCGTCGCGCAGGGCGAGGCCGCCGGCGCCAAGCTGGTCGTCGACGGCCGTGGTGTCGAGCCGCGTGGCGACGCCGCCGGCTTCTGGCTCGGCCCGACGCTGTTTGACCAGGTGACGCCGGACATGCCGATCTACACCGAGGAGATCTTCGGGCCGGTGCTGTCGGTCGTCCGCGTTCCCAGCTACGCCGCGGCGCTCGAACTGGTCAACGGCAACCCGTACGGCAACGGCACCGCGATCTTCACGGCCGACGGCGGGGCCGCCCGCCGGTTCGAGAACGAGGTGCGGGTCGGCATGATCGGCGTGAACGTGCCGATCCCGGTCCCCGTCGCCTACTACTCGTTCGGCGGCTGGAAGCGGTCGCTGTTCGGCGACACCCATGCCCACGGGACCGAGGGCGTCCACTTCTTCACCCGTGCCAAGGTCGTGACAACACGCTGGCCGGACCCGGCCAGTCGCTCAGGCGGCGGCCTCCAGCTCGGATTCCCCCAGAACGCCTGA
- a CDS encoding aspartate aminotransferase family protein, which translates to MTTNDTITATGRTTSNSRITSNSRSASASRTSPTGGLAARGGGSAVPRTPAAARTYELDRRHVFHSWSAQERISPMVITRAEGSWVWDDYDHPLLDFSSQLVFTNLGHQHPRVVAAIQQQAATLCTVAPQHANAARAEAARLILSHLPDTFEKIFFTNGGADAVEHAIRMARLHTGRIKVLSAYRSYHGGTDLAINVTGDPRRWENDHGAAGVVHFFGPFLYRSPFHATDEAQECERALAHLEQVIALEGPGTIAAVVLESIPGTAGVMVPPAGYLRGVRELCDRNGLVMIADEVMAGFGRAGRWFAFELDDVRPDLVTFAKGVTSGYVPLGGVAITGPVLRTFDDRAYPGGLTYSGHPLACAAAVATVRAMEDEGTVAAADRLGRDVLGPGLRDLAARHPVIGDVRGVGAFWALDLVEDRASRTPIAPTGGTSERMGRITAACRVEGLLPFVSSNRIHVVPPLNISDGDARAGLAMLDRALGAAEG; encoded by the coding sequence ATGACGACGAACGACACCATCACCGCGACCGGCCGCACCACCTCGAACAGCCGCATCACCTCGAACAGTCGCAGCGCGTCGGCCAGCCGCACCTCCCCGACCGGCGGCCTGGCCGCGCGCGGCGGCGGCTCCGCGGTGCCGCGCACACCCGCCGCCGCGCGGACGTACGAGCTCGACCGCAGGCACGTCTTCCACTCCTGGTCGGCCCAGGAGCGGATCAGCCCCATGGTGATCACCCGCGCCGAGGGATCCTGGGTGTGGGACGACTACGACCACCCGCTGCTCGACTTCAGCTCGCAGCTCGTGTTCACGAACCTCGGCCACCAGCACCCGCGGGTGGTCGCGGCGATCCAGCAGCAGGCGGCCACGCTGTGCACGGTCGCCCCGCAGCACGCGAACGCGGCGCGCGCCGAGGCGGCCCGACTGATCCTGTCGCACCTGCCGGACACCTTCGAGAAGATCTTCTTCACGAACGGCGGGGCCGACGCGGTCGAGCACGCCATCCGGATGGCCCGGCTGCACACCGGACGGATCAAGGTGCTCTCGGCCTACCGCTCGTACCACGGCGGCACCGACCTGGCGATCAACGTGACCGGTGACCCGCGCCGGTGGGAGAACGACCACGGCGCCGCCGGAGTCGTCCACTTCTTCGGGCCGTTCCTGTACCGCAGCCCGTTCCACGCGACGGACGAGGCGCAGGAGTGCGAGCGTGCCCTCGCCCATCTGGAGCAGGTCATCGCGCTGGAAGGACCGGGCACGATCGCCGCGGTCGTGCTGGAGTCCATCCCCGGAACGGCCGGTGTCATGGTTCCCCCGGCGGGCTATCTGCGGGGGGTCCGTGAGCTCTGTGACCGCAACGGCCTGGTCATGATCGCCGACGAGGTGATGGCCGGGTTCGGCCGCGCCGGGCGCTGGTTCGCGTTCGAGCTCGACGACGTCCGGCCCGACCTGGTGACGTTCGCGAAGGGCGTCACCAGCGGGTACGTGCCGCTCGGCGGCGTCGCGATCACCGGCCCGGTGCTGCGGACCTTCGACGACCGGGCCTATCCCGGCGGGCTGACCTACTCGGGCCATCCGCTGGCCTGCGCGGCGGCGGTGGCGACCGTCCGCGCGATGGAGGACGAGGGCACCGTGGCAGCAGCCGACCGCCTCGGTCGGGACGTCCTCGGCCCGGGCCTGCGCGATCTCGCGGCGCGGCATCCGGTGATCGGTGACGTCCGCGGCGTCGGTGCCTTCTGGGCCCTCGACCTCGTCGAGGACCGGGCGAGCCGCACACCGATCGCCCCGACCGGCGGAACCAGCGAGCGCATGGGACGCATCACCGCGGCCTGCCGGGTCGAGGGCCTGCTGCCGTTCGTGAGCAGCAACCGGATCCACGTCGTGCCCCCGCTGAACATCTCGGACGGCGACGCCCGCGCCGGCCTCGCGATGCTCGACCGCGCCCTGGGCGCCGCCGAAGGCTGA
- a CDS encoding cytochrome P450 — MVSASLVTTRSTQRAPRPVDEVPGPADGPLAAVRRMRADPLSQFTALHDRYGPLVRLIRWPVSLFLVSDPEAIGDILVGGQKAYGKGAVLSGPGSRRRVVQPLRTLLGDGLLTSAGEDHLRQRRLMQPLFHKQRIAEYGQQFVAIAESTAASWHDGQRLDVHAEMSEMTLAIVARTIFDVDISDHVLDVVRAALDETMSGSAVQQASGLGLGESSRLPLPAVRRRRATRAALDRTIYDLIAAHRAAGAGGTDLMSLLMAARDGDTGGQLTDHEIRDEAVTLLLAGHETAANALTWTFHLLGGAPVVAAELGEELDTVLAGRLPTFDDLPRLTYTNAVFNESMRLYPPVWAMVRHLVEDREVAGYLLPAWSTLVIGQWVMHRDGRWWPHPERFDPGRWLEPAGGAAGTSDAAGGAGATDSSGTRPRFAYFPFGGGRRQCIGNGFAVAEGVLALATIASRWTLTPASNTPVQPEPAITLRPRGPVSMIVHSRR, encoded by the coding sequence GTGGTGTCTGCTTCTCTGGTGACGACGCGGAGCACCCAGCGTGCGCCGCGTCCCGTCGACGAGGTGCCCGGGCCGGCCGACGGGCCGCTCGCGGCGGTACGTCGCATGCGCGCAGATCCGTTGTCCCAGTTCACCGCGCTGCACGACCGGTACGGGCCGTTGGTGCGCCTGATCCGGTGGCCGGTGTCGCTGTTCCTCGTCAGCGACCCGGAGGCGATCGGGGACATCCTCGTGGGCGGTCAGAAGGCGTACGGCAAGGGCGCGGTGCTGAGCGGCCCCGGCTCCCGGCGCCGCGTCGTCCAACCGCTGCGGACGCTGCTCGGTGACGGCCTGCTGACCAGCGCGGGTGAGGATCACCTGCGACAGCGGCGGCTCATGCAGCCGCTGTTCCACAAACAGCGCATCGCGGAGTACGGCCAGCAGTTCGTCGCCATCGCGGAGTCGACCGCGGCGAGCTGGCACGACGGCCAGCGACTCGACGTGCACGCCGAGATGTCCGAGATGACCCTGGCGATCGTCGCTCGGACCATCTTCGACGTCGACATCAGCGACCATGTCCTGGACGTCGTCCGCGCCGCTCTCGACGAGACGATGTCCGGCTCGGCGGTCCAGCAGGCCAGCGGGCTGGGGCTGGGGGAGTCGTCGCGGCTCCCCCTGCCGGCGGTCCGCCGTCGCCGCGCTACCCGGGCCGCGCTCGACCGGACCATCTACGACCTGATCGCCGCGCATCGCGCGGCCGGGGCCGGCGGCACTGATCTGATGTCGCTGCTGATGGCCGCCCGGGACGGCGACACCGGCGGGCAGCTGACCGACCACGAGATCCGGGACGAGGCCGTGACCCTCCTGCTCGCCGGCCACGAGACCGCCGCGAATGCCCTGACCTGGACGTTCCACCTGCTTGGCGGTGCACCGGTGGTCGCGGCGGAGCTGGGCGAGGAACTCGACACCGTCCTCGCCGGGCGGCTGCCGACCTTCGACGATCTGCCGCGGCTTACCTACACCAACGCGGTGTTCAACGAATCCATGCGGCTGTACCCGCCCGTGTGGGCGATGGTCCGCCACCTCGTCGAGGACCGGGAGGTGGCCGGGTACCTGCTGCCGGCCTGGTCGACGCTGGTCATCGGCCAGTGGGTGATGCACCGGGACGGACGCTGGTGGCCTCATCCGGAACGGTTCGATCCCGGCCGCTGGCTCGAACCGGCAGGTGGTGCCGCTGGCACGTCCGACGCGGCCGGTGGGGCCGGTGCGACTGATTCGTCCGGTACGCGGCCGCGGTTTGCCTATTTTCCGTTCGGTGGTGGCAGGCGTCAGTGCATCGGGAACGGCTTCGCCGTCGCGGAAGGTGTCCTGGCCCTGGCAACGATCGCCAGCCGGTGGACGCTGACTCCGGCCAGCAACACCCCGGTCCAACCCGAACCGGCGATCACCCTCCGTCCGCGGGGCCCCGTGTCGATGATCGTGCACAGCCGGCGCTGA
- a CDS encoding sensor histidine kinase translates to MTLRARLMFGLLGLMAVCLTVAGAASVLALRSHLVDQTDRRLRAAQSLFETRAATALSQLAPLLHGVGLQQAVAPTDFIVEMREPDGSLTVLTGLAETPAAGSSGAGGSGTGSSGGGGSGTGSLLAAVPDLDRRIASGAPFGLVAGGVRYRAVVGELPSGVTALVALPMRPVVETTGQLILIEVLAGAAVLALGGASAWFLLGRGLRPLRDITDTAVAIAGGDLTRRVAHGPPRSETGQLAAALNVMLAQIQAAFEDRRRSQQRLRRFVADASHELRTPLTSVRGYVDMLRQGMVPPSGADDALRRVQDETRRMGTLVDDMLYLAHLDEARPLARDEVDLAVVVRDAVTDAAAVEPDRPLTVLGPSACPVVGDRDALRQVIGNLLANVRVHTPAGTPAEVSLRGPVDGQVELRVRDDGPGMAPADLDRIFDRFYRSAAGRERGRGGSGLGMAIVAAVAAAHGGSAHAQASADDGSGLTVRIVLPG, encoded by the coding sequence GTGACGCTGCGAGCCAGGCTGATGTTCGGCCTGCTCGGCCTGATGGCGGTCTGCCTGACCGTCGCGGGCGCCGCGAGCGTGCTGGCCCTGCGTTCCCATCTGGTCGACCAGACCGACCGCCGGCTGCGGGCCGCGCAGTCCCTGTTCGAGACCCGCGCCGCGACGGCGCTGTCCCAGCTCGCCCCGCTGCTGCATGGTGTCGGGCTGCAACAGGCGGTGGCCCCCACTGACTTCATCGTCGAGATGCGGGAGCCGGACGGCTCGCTGACGGTATTGACCGGCCTCGCCGAGACGCCGGCCGCCGGCAGCTCAGGCGCCGGCGGTTCCGGAACCGGCAGCTCAGGCGGCGGCGGCTCTGGAACCGGCAGCCTGCTCGCGGCGGTCCCGGACCTGGACCGGCGGATCGCCTCGGGCGCGCCGTTCGGGCTGGTGGCCGGCGGCGTCCGGTACCGGGCGGTCGTCGGGGAGCTGCCGAGCGGTGTCACAGCCCTGGTCGCGCTGCCCATGCGCCCGGTCGTCGAGACGACCGGGCAGCTGATCCTCATCGAGGTCCTGGCCGGTGCCGCGGTGCTGGCGCTCGGCGGGGCGAGTGCCTGGTTCCTGCTCGGCCGCGGACTGCGCCCGCTGCGCGACATCACCGACACGGCAGTCGCCATCGCCGGCGGCGATCTCACCCGCCGGGTGGCGCACGGCCCGCCCCGCAGCGAGACCGGTCAGCTCGCCGCCGCGCTCAACGTGATGCTCGCCCAGATCCAGGCGGCTTTCGAGGATCGCCGCCGCTCCCAGCAGCGCCTGCGCCGGTTCGTCGCCGACGCCTCGCACGAGCTGCGCACCCCGTTGACGTCGGTGCGCGGGTACGTCGACATGCTGCGCCAGGGCATGGTGCCGCCCTCCGGCGCGGACGACGCGCTGCGCCGGGTGCAGGACGAGACGAGGCGGATGGGAACCCTCGTCGACGACATGCTCTACCTCGCCCACCTCGACGAGGCGCGGCCGCTGGCACGTGACGAGGTCGACCTGGCCGTCGTCGTGCGGGACGCGGTCACCGACGCCGCCGCGGTGGAGCCGGACCGCCCCCTGACCGTGCTGGGCCCGTCGGCCTGCCCGGTCGTGGGCGATCGGGACGCGCTGCGGCAGGTGATCGGCAACCTGCTCGCCAACGTCCGCGTGCACACCCCGGCCGGGACACCGGCCGAGGTCAGCCTGCGCGGCCCCGTGGACGGTCAGGTCGAGCTGCGCGTCCGCGACGACGGCCCCGGGATGGCCCCGGCCGACCTCGATCGGATCTTCGACCGCTTCTACCGCTCGGCCGCCGGGCGGGAGCGCGGCCGCGGCGGCAGCGGTCTCGGAATGGCGATCGTGGCCGCGGTCGCCGCCGCGCACGGCGGCAGCGCCCACGCCCAGGCCAGCGCCGACGACGGCAGCGGCCTCACCGTGCGGATCGTGCTGCCTGGCTGA
- a CDS encoding response regulator transcription factor: protein MDTKALRLLVVDDEPNIVDMLRMALRFHGFEVETASSGREATAAVTASCPDLVVLDVMLPDCEGLALCRQWRQAGVEVPVVFLTARDRHADKVAGLTYGGDDYVTKPFAIDELVARVRAVLRRTRREQPAPTRASMLEFADVVLDEDTHQVTRAGHLVELAPTEFRLLRYLLENPNRVLSREQILDAVWSEDFRGGLTVVDQYVSYLRRKLAPYGPPLIHTQRGFGYALRAGTRAELGSTLRPGEAARLGEAARPGSTAQPGEAVQP, encoded by the coding sequence GTGGATACGAAGGCGCTGCGGCTGCTGGTCGTCGACGACGAGCCCAACATCGTGGACATGCTGCGGATGGCGCTGCGCTTCCACGGCTTCGAGGTCGAGACCGCCAGCTCCGGCCGGGAGGCCACCGCCGCGGTGACCGCAAGCTGCCCGGACCTGGTGGTGCTCGACGTCATGCTGCCCGACTGCGAGGGGCTTGCGCTGTGCCGGCAGTGGCGGCAGGCCGGCGTCGAGGTGCCGGTGGTGTTCCTGACCGCGCGGGACCGGCACGCCGACAAGGTCGCCGGGCTGACCTACGGCGGCGACGACTACGTCACCAAGCCGTTCGCGATCGACGAACTGGTCGCGCGGGTACGCGCCGTGCTGCGGCGGACGCGGCGCGAGCAGCCCGCGCCGACGCGGGCGTCGATGCTGGAGTTCGCCGACGTCGTCCTGGACGAGGACACGCATCAGGTCACCCGTGCCGGCCACCTGGTCGAGCTCGCGCCGACCGAGTTCAGGCTGCTGCGCTACCTGCTGGAGAACCCGAACCGGGTGCTGTCCCGGGAGCAGATCCTCGACGCGGTGTGGAGCGAGGACTTCCGCGGCGGTCTCACGGTGGTCGACCAGTACGTCAGCTACCTGCGGCGCAAACTGGCCCCGTACGGCCCGCCGCTGATCCACACCCAGCGCGGGTTCGGGTACGCGCTGCGCGCCGGCACCCGGGCGGAGCTGGGCAGCACGCTCCGGCCGGGCGAGGCGGCCCGGCTGGGCGAGGCGGCCCGGCCGGGCAGCACGGCCCAGCCGGGCGAGGCGGTCCAGCCGTGA
- a CDS encoding DUF6458 family protein, with protein sequence MGIGAAIALMALGAILTFAVDVSVSGLDIAVIGIVLMLAGAAGLILDLAVFAPRRRRVGYGAGLAESDSELYPPGVGSPPGGDYQRTTDVYEDQPVGRSWRRRRVTDVYRG encoded by the coding sequence ATGGGCATCGGCGCAGCCATCGCATTGATGGCGCTCGGCGCGATCCTCACATTCGCCGTCGACGTCAGCGTTTCCGGGCTCGACATCGCGGTCATCGGCATTGTTCTGATGCTGGCGGGCGCCGCCGGGCTCATCCTCGATCTCGCAGTGTTCGCGCCGCGCCGCCGCCGGGTCGGCTATGGCGCCGGCCTGGCGGAGTCCGACAGCGAGCTCTACCCGCCCGGCGTCGGCTCCCCGCCTGGCGGCGACTACCAGCGGACCACCGACGTCTACGAGGACCAGCCGGTCGGCAGGTCCTGGCGCCGGCGCCGGGTCACCGACGTCTACCGCGGCTGA
- a CDS encoding Uma2 family endonuclease produces MIAPAWMHQQITAAQYGSWSEEQCAGIEIVDGMVVVSPSASRRHNRLVRLITNALDTAGGPGWKADSDFDLRLQDVPLTNRRPDVVVYRADTLDIMPARPEHVLLVAEVVSPGSESTDRFVKAGEYARAAITYYWRVEQPAGGVPLVYAHILDPAAGTYRDAGVWAGVVEAVAPFQVTIDLTRL; encoded by the coding sequence ATGATCGCCCCGGCCTGGATGCACCAGCAGATCACGGCGGCGCAGTATGGCTCCTGGTCCGAGGAACAGTGCGCGGGCATCGAGATCGTGGACGGGATGGTCGTCGTGAGTCCCAGCGCCTCCAGACGTCACAACCGGCTGGTCAGGCTCATCACGAACGCGCTGGACACGGCTGGAGGGCCGGGCTGGAAGGCTGACAGCGACTTTGATCTGCGGCTCCAGGACGTGCCGCTGACCAATCGCCGACCGGATGTCGTTGTGTACCGCGCCGACACCCTCGACATCATGCCGGCCCGCCCCGAGCATGTGCTGCTGGTCGCAGAGGTCGTCTCGCCGGGTTCCGAGTCGACGGACAGATTCGTCAAGGCCGGAGAGTACGCGCGAGCAGCCATCACCTATTACTGGCGTGTCGAGCAGCCCGCCGGCGGGGTTCCGCTCGTGTATGCGCACATCCTTGATCCGGCCGCGGGAACCTACCGGGATGCCGGCGTCTGGGCGGGTGTCGTCGAGGCGGTCGCCCCCTTCCAGGTCACGATCGACCTCACCCGGCTGTAG